The genomic window TTTCACATCGATATCGACAGCGCAAGATTGAAGCGGCTGAGCGAAATTGCGCAAAGCTACAGATGAGACATGGGAGATGGCAGAAATGAACGAAATATTGAGACCGTTTGATATTGATTTTGATTTGACAACCGGCTTGTCCAGGTTAAAAAAAGCCTCAAAAAGATATCTTTCAAATATGGCGGACATGTTCTATGACACCGAAAAAGCCGGTGATATCTTGAAAAATGAAGACCCCCTCATTTATGAATTTTATGAGATGGGGATTCCTGAAACTGTCGGAGACATCGCCTTTGGTACCAGCATTGTATATCCGGGGAAAATCGGCAATGAATACTTTATGACAAAAGGCCACTTCCATACGGTATTGGAAACGGCAGAGGTTTACTTCTGCATAAAAGGAAAAGGCTATATGCTGATGGAAACCCCTGAA from Biomaibacter acetigenes includes these protein-coding regions:
- a CDS encoding glucose-6-phosphate isomerase: MAEMNEILRPFDIDFDLTTGLSRLKKASKRYLSNMADMFYDTEKAGDILKNEDPLIYEFYEMGIPETVGDIAFGTSIVYPGKIGNEYFMTKGHFHTVLETAEVYFCIKGKGYMLMETPEGQWDAQEFAPGKAVYVPKRWAHRSINVSPTEPLITFFAFRADAGHDYGTIETKGFRKLIVEKDGRPVVIDNPRWS